One genomic window of Streptomyces sp. NBC_01498 includes the following:
- a CDS encoding FadR/GntR family transcriptional regulator — translation MTTEDRGLHTQVLDTLGLAITGGEYPEGGVVRTDEVARRFDVSRTVVREVIRVLESMRLVRSRRRVGVTVLPAREWNVYDPRVIRWRLAGDDRPRQLRSLTVLRSAIEPVAAGLAARHATPEQCAALTEQALGMVATSRGHQLEGYLRHDIAFHRVILDASGNEMFARLGDVVAEVLTGRTRHDVMFHDPDPAAVTLHVRVAEAVRERDAARAEELTRRIAVGALEELDVLAP, via the coding sequence CACACCCAGGTGCTCGACACCCTCGGTCTCGCCATCACGGGGGGCGAGTACCCCGAAGGCGGCGTCGTGCGCACCGACGAGGTCGCGCGGCGCTTCGACGTCTCGCGCACCGTCGTACGGGAAGTGATCCGCGTCCTGGAGTCGATGCGCCTCGTCCGGTCCCGGCGCCGCGTCGGTGTGACGGTGCTGCCCGCCCGCGAGTGGAACGTCTACGACCCCCGGGTCATCCGCTGGCGGCTCGCCGGCGACGACCGGCCCCGCCAGTTGCGTTCACTGACGGTGCTGCGCTCCGCGATCGAACCGGTCGCCGCCGGGCTCGCGGCCCGCCACGCCACCCCCGAGCAGTGCGCCGCCCTCACCGAACAGGCCCTCGGCATGGTCGCCACCTCGCGCGGCCATCAGTTGGAGGGCTATCTGCGCCACGACATCGCCTTTCACCGGGTGATCCTCGACGCGTCGGGCAACGAGATGTTCGCGCGCCTCGGGGACGTGGTGGCGGAGGTCCTGACCGGCCGTACCCGCCACGACGTGATGTTCCACGACCCGGACCCCGCGGCCGTGACCCTGCACGTGCGGGTCGCGGAGGCCGTACGGGAACGGGACGCCGCCCGTGCCGAGGAGCTGACCCGGCGGATCGCGGTCGGCGCGCTCGAGGAACTGGACGTGCTCGCGCCCTGA
- a CDS encoding DUF4190 domain-containing protein, translated as MSMPHYPQQAADSASPYGSPEPAPARSNPLAVTALVLGIIACLLFWTVAGGIVLGLLAVVFGILGIRRARGGRAPHRTMSIVGTVLGALGLVASAVILIVGVSVLNSDEFQNFGDCMEHANSQSERDQCAKDFEQTVEDTN; from the coding sequence ATGTCCATGCCTCACTACCCCCAACAGGCGGCCGACAGTGCCTCGCCGTACGGGTCGCCCGAGCCGGCCCCCGCGCGGAGCAATCCGCTCGCGGTGACCGCGCTGGTGCTGGGCATCATCGCGTGTCTGCTCTTCTGGACGGTCGCGGGCGGGATCGTCCTGGGCCTGCTGGCCGTGGTGTTCGGCATCCTGGGCATACGCCGGGCCCGTGGTGGCCGCGCGCCGCACCGGACCATGTCGATCGTCGGCACGGTGCTCGGCGCGCTGGGTCTCGTCGCCTCGGCCGTGATCCTGATCGTCGGGGTGTCGGTGCTCAACTCGGACGAGTTCCAGAACTTCGGCGACTGCATGGAGCACGCCAACAGCCAGAGCGAGCGGGACCAGTGCGCCAAGGACTTCGAGCAGACCGTCGAGGACACCAACTGA
- a CDS encoding SRPBCC family protein, whose amino-acid sequence MTSTQEDTDTSAPSNVERLRAEITHYAGAQLDRVVDRVGGKLTDVTGKLTDIAENGGQLPAIGSRILHGESPIRSVVSEKAKSVKDSVTDKAKDLTGAGGKPGSGDVKVTNIVEVLDVGVPLRTAYDHWTAYDKFAGFTKGVGNVSKDKDDETTSNWTAKVGPSSRSFKATVLEQIPDDRIVWESEGSKGTTQGAISFHEMAPNLTRIVLVVEYSPAGFFEKTGNIWRAQGRRLRLDFKNFQRYVTLTDEEPEAWRGEIRDGEVVRTHEEVMEEEENQHEEEDQDPEDDEGEETEPDEDGDEDTERE is encoded by the coding sequence ATGACCAGCACCCAGGAGGACACCGACACGTCGGCGCCCTCGAACGTCGAACGGCTCCGTGCGGAGATCACCCACTACGCGGGAGCGCAACTGGACCGTGTGGTGGACCGCGTCGGCGGCAAACTGACCGATGTGACCGGTAAGTTGACCGACATCGCCGAGAACGGCGGTCAGCTGCCCGCGATCGGCTCCCGCATCCTGCACGGTGAGTCGCCGATCCGCTCCGTGGTCTCCGAGAAGGCGAAATCCGTCAAGGACTCCGTGACCGACAAGGCCAAGGATCTGACGGGCGCCGGAGGCAAGCCGGGCAGCGGGGACGTGAAGGTGACGAACATCGTCGAAGTCCTGGACGTGGGAGTGCCGTTGAGGACGGCGTACGACCACTGGACCGCGTACGACAAGTTCGCCGGGTTCACCAAGGGTGTCGGCAACGTCTCCAAGGACAAGGACGACGAGACCACCAGCAACTGGACGGCCAAGGTGGGCCCGTCGAGCCGGAGCTTCAAGGCCACCGTCCTGGAACAGATCCCCGACGACCGCATCGTCTGGGAGTCCGAGGGCTCGAAGGGCACGACCCAGGGCGCCATCAGCTTCCACGAGATGGCGCCGAATCTCACCAGGATCGTGCTTGTCGTCGAGTACAGCCCGGCCGGTTTCTTCGAGAAGACCGGCAACATCTGGCGTGCCCAGGGCCGTCGGCTGCGGCTCGACTTCAAGAACTTCCAGCGGTACGTGACCCTCACCGACGAGGAGCCGGAGGCATGGCGCGGTGAGATCCGGGACGGCGAGGTCGTCCGGACCCATGAGGAGGTCATGGAAGAGGAGGAGAACCAGCACGAGGAGGAGGACCAGGATCCGGAGGACGACGAGGGGGAGGAGACCGAGCCGGACGAGGACGGGGACGAGGACACCGAACGGGAGTGA
- a CDS encoding S-(hydroxymethyl)mycothiol dehydrogenase, producing the protein MSQQVRGVVAPGKNESVRVETIVIPDPGPGEAVVKIQACGVCHTDLHYKQGGIGDDYPFLLGHEASGVVESVGAGVTDVAPGDFVILNWRAVCGSCRACLRGRPWYCFNTHNAGQKMTLLDGTELSPALGIGAFAEKTLVAAGQCTKVDPAVSPAVAGLLGCGVMAGIGAAINTGNVGRGDSVAVIGCGGVGDAAIVGSRLAGAARIIAVDIDDRKLATATSMGATHTVNSRSTDPVEAIRELTGGFGADVVIEAVGRPETYQQAFYARDLAGTVVLVGVPTPEMTLELPLLDVFGRGGSLKSSWYGDCLPSRDFPLLIDLHQQGRIDLAAFVTETVGLGDVEAAFTRMHEGDVLRSVVTL; encoded by the coding sequence ATGTCCCAGCAGGTGCGAGGCGTCGTGGCGCCCGGCAAGAACGAGTCGGTGCGGGTCGAGACGATCGTGATCCCCGACCCCGGCCCCGGCGAGGCCGTGGTGAAGATCCAGGCGTGCGGGGTCTGCCACACCGATCTGCACTACAAGCAGGGCGGGATCGGCGACGACTATCCCTTCCTGCTCGGTCATGAGGCGTCGGGCGTGGTCGAGTCGGTGGGCGCGGGCGTCACCGATGTCGCCCCCGGTGACTTCGTGATCCTCAACTGGCGTGCTGTCTGCGGCAGTTGCCGGGCCTGTCTGCGGGGCCGGCCCTGGTACTGCTTCAACACCCACAACGCCGGGCAGAAGATGACACTGCTCGACGGAACCGAACTCTCCCCCGCGCTGGGCATCGGCGCCTTCGCCGAGAAGACCCTGGTCGCCGCCGGGCAGTGCACCAAGGTCGACCCGGCCGTCTCACCCGCCGTCGCCGGACTGCTCGGCTGCGGTGTGATGGCGGGCATCGGCGCGGCCATCAACACCGGCAACGTCGGCCGGGGCGACTCCGTCGCGGTCATCGGCTGCGGCGGGGTCGGCGACGCGGCGATCGTCGGCTCCCGGCTCGCGGGCGCGGCACGGATCATCGCCGTCGACATCGACGACCGCAAGCTGGCGACGGCGACGTCCATGGGGGCCACCCACACCGTCAACTCCCGCTCCACCGACCCCGTCGAAGCGATCCGCGAACTGACCGGCGGCTTCGGCGCCGACGTCGTCATCGAGGCGGTCGGCCGCCCGGAGACGTACCAGCAGGCGTTCTACGCCCGCGACCTGGCCGGCACCGTCGTCCTGGTCGGCGTCCCCACCCCGGAGATGACGCTCGAACTGCCGCTCCTGGACGTCTTCGGCCGCGGCGGCTCGCTCAAGTCGTCCTGGTACGGCGACTGTCTGCCGTCCCGCGACTTCCCCCTGCTCATCGACCTGCACCAGCAGGGCCGTATCGACCTGGCCGCGTTCGTCACCGAGACCGTCGGACTGGGCGACGTGGAGGCGGCGTTCACGCGGATGCACGAGGGCGACGTGCTGCGTTCGGTGGTGACGCTCTGA
- a CDS encoding Asp23/Gls24 family envelope stress response protein, whose translation MAVNEATSKAKPDGRRHHGDVEGKTMIADSVVASIAGIATREASGVYAMGGGISRTLGAARNKMSGSDDVTRGVRVEVGEKQAAVDLDVVVEYGYPITRTTDDIRSGVADAVETMTGLEVAEVNIDVLDVHLEGSDDDGDDEPRAR comes from the coding sequence ATGGCAGTCAACGAAGCCACGTCGAAAGCGAAGCCCGACGGTCGTCGTCATCACGGTGACGTCGAGGGAAAGACAATGATCGCCGATTCGGTGGTCGCCTCCATCGCGGGTATCGCGACGCGTGAGGCGTCCGGTGTCTATGCGATGGGCGGCGGGATCTCCCGGACCCTGGGCGCCGCGCGGAACAAGATGTCGGGTTCCGACGACGTCACCCGTGGTGTGCGGGTCGAGGTCGGCGAGAAGCAGGCCGCCGTGGATCTCGACGTGGTCGTGGAGTACGGATATCCCATCACCCGGACCACCGACGACATCCGCTCGGGTGTCGCCGACGCCGTCGAGACCATGACCGGCCTTGAGGTCGCCGAGGTGAACATCGACGTTCTCGATGTCCATCTGGAGGGTTCGGACGACGACGGCGACGACGAGCCGCGCGCCCGCTGA
- a CDS encoding histone protein, with translation MEDQTKLTLATAVLGGYVLGRTKKGRLALTVATLVAGRGLGYGPRQLAAEGARRLGDVPQIAGLQDQFRDQGVEAARGALSAVADRGMGSLADAISGRATALISKDDGADEDDESDEDAAENEAEEPDEGEEAEGEDTEPEDDASEEEPEDDESEPEGEASEEEPEDDESEPEEEPPSARRRRGSERRGKRPAPKKKAPAKKAPAKPAAKKTAAPAKRTAKKTASARSSRRR, from the coding sequence ATGGAAGACCAGACGAAACTCACCCTGGCCACGGCCGTCCTCGGCGGTTACGTGCTGGGCCGGACCAAGAAGGGCCGTCTCGCGCTGACGGTCGCCACGCTGGTGGCCGGCAGGGGACTCGGTTACGGCCCCCGGCAGTTGGCCGCCGAGGGAGCCCGCAGGCTCGGCGACGTGCCGCAGATCGCGGGGTTGCAGGACCAGTTCCGTGACCAGGGTGTGGAGGCCGCGCGCGGCGCGCTGTCGGCGGTCGCCGACCGTGGCATGGGCTCGCTGGCCGACGCGATCAGCGGCCGGGCGACGGCGCTCATCTCGAAGGACGACGGAGCCGACGAGGACGACGAGAGCGACGAGGACGCCGCCGAGAACGAGGCGGAGGAGCCGGACGAGGGCGAAGAGGCCGAGGGCGAGGACACGGAGCCCGAGGACGACGCCTCGGAGGAGGAGCCGGAGGACGACGAGTCCGAGCCCGAAGGCGAAGCCTCCGAGGAGGAACCCGAGGACGACGAGTCCGAGCCCGAGGAGGAACCGCCGTCCGCGAGGCGCCGGCGGGGCTCCGAACGCCGGGGCAAGCGCCCGGCGCCGAAGAAGAAGGCCCCGGCCAAGAAGGCTCCGGCCAAACCGGCCGCCAAGAAGACGGCGGCACCCGCGAAGAGGACGGCGAAGAAGACCGCTTCGGCCCGCTCCAGCCGTCGGAGGTGA
- a CDS encoding MBL fold metallo-hydrolase produces MAARIDHLVTAGTFSLDGGTWDVENNVWIIGDDTEAIVIDAAHDATAIEAALAGRTLRAIVCTHAHNDHIDAAPALADATGAPILLHPDDLPLWKQTHPDRLPDGELADGQELSVAGTTLTVLHTPGHAPGAVCLHSPALSTVFTGDTLFQGGPGATGRSFSHFPTIIDSIRERLLTLPPGTVVRTGHGDSTTVGTEAPHLDEWIRTGG; encoded by the coding sequence ATGGCCGCCCGTATCGACCACCTCGTCACCGCGGGCACGTTCTCGCTCGACGGCGGCACCTGGGACGTCGAGAACAACGTCTGGATCATCGGCGACGACACCGAGGCGATCGTCATCGACGCCGCCCACGACGCCACCGCCATCGAGGCGGCACTCGCCGGGCGCACCCTGCGCGCCATCGTCTGCACCCACGCGCACAACGACCACATCGACGCGGCGCCCGCGCTCGCCGACGCCACCGGCGCGCCGATCCTGCTGCACCCGGACGACCTGCCGCTGTGGAAGCAGACCCACCCGGACCGGCTCCCGGACGGTGAACTGGCCGACGGGCAGGAGCTGTCCGTCGCCGGCACCACCCTCACGGTGCTGCACACCCCCGGCCACGCGCCCGGCGCGGTCTGTCTGCACAGCCCCGCCCTGTCCACCGTCTTCACCGGTGACACGCTCTTCCAGGGCGGCCCCGGAGCCACCGGACGCTCCTTCTCGCACTTCCCGACGATCATCGACTCGATCCGGGAGCGCCTGCTGACGCTGCCGCCCGGGACGGTCGTCCGTACGGGCCACGGCGACTCGACCACCGTCGGCACCGAGGCACCGCACCTGGACGAATGGATCCGCACGGGCGGCTGA